Proteins encoded within one genomic window of Bombus vancouverensis nearcticus chromosome 4, iyBomVanc1_principal, whole genome shotgun sequence:
- the HDAC4 gene encoding histone deacetylase 4 isoform X8, with protein sequence MARDTPGSPMSRPRDLVGGVGATTTLTSGGYHAGSGDPASLHGHVLQQKILELQQHHQLQQQILRQQYQAQERQLAELHEQQMHQLKLWEQQKQLEEQRREKERLEALRKKDKHDHSAIASTEVKQRLQSFLVNKKQREAAAAANGAVPGTPGYRSWLQPQSAESAGAANASHPYRMPQMLQEKFADDFPLRKTASEPNLLKVRLKQRVERNMAASRNSPLMARRKDRLLSHLKRKSLLANSSSNPESGPNSPPTVNNSQASPTAAANAAAAIQEETENTGYGGPLTSSSQQGSLSDLSLFSSPSMPNISLGRPHVPSGSSTTGTKLATVSEAEVRAAFTARLGMPLTGQMLPGTLPFYPSLTVIEGGDATSSGGYVHKQMQNMEHPSITNRQHPSAVYGTATATAPITDTQVAHARLQKAGHRPLGSRTQSAPLPLGHPMLQGGIMAPQTHYEEYLAEKQLHDQQQAHNYLKQQIRQTVLTRVGSRGQANQLDEAPENDESAEVIDLTGGKKDLSEESEISKQQRDREQFLQQQRDLMMRHTLQISNESSTAYGGSGTGGGSRSSQPSARPLSRALSSPLVHLTRDAGPQGSQATTGDLFARASSHRSTTGLAYDPLMLKHACVCGETVRGHPEHGGRLQSVWARLSETGLLQRCDRIRSRKATLEEIQTCHSEAHALLFGTNPMNRQKLDVSKLSQLPIKSFVRLPCGGVGVDSDTTWNELNTAPAARMAVGCVVDLAFKTAMADIKNGFAVVRPPGHHAETNQAMGFCFFNSVAIAARLLQQKLDIRKILILDWDVHHGNGTQQMFYDDPRVLYMSIHRHDEGNFFPGTGGPTECGAGEGLGYNVNVAWSGGLNPPMGDAEYLAAFRTIVMPIAKAFDPSIVLVSAGFDAAVGHPAPLGGYKVSPACFGKMTQQLLGLANGKVVLALEGGYDLAAICDSAQECVRALLGDEPTQLREEELTRIPCQNAVDTLQKTIAVQMSHWPCVKLNAHTVSMSAIEAGQKERDETETVSAMASLSMQQPTNLTTTPEHSREVSEEPMEQDDAK encoded by the exons ATGGCCCGGGATACGCCAGGCTCGCCAATGTCCAGACCGAGAGACCTGGTCGGCGGAGTTGGTGCTACGACCACCTTGACATCGGGCGGCTATCACGCTGGTTCCGGCGATCCAGCGAGCCTGCATGGTCACGTGCTGCAGCAGAAGATACTCGAG CTACAGCAGCATCATCAACTTCAGCAACAAATACTGCGGCAACAGTACCAAGCCCAGGAGCGACAGTTGGCCGAGTTACACGAGCAACAGATGCACCAGCTAAAG CTGTGGGAGCAGCAAAAACAGCTGGAAGAGcagaggagagaaaaagagagactcGAAGCACTGAGGAAGAAGGATAAACACGACCACAGTGCGATCGCTTCGACGGAGGTGAAGCAACGACTTCAG AGCTTCCTCGTGAACAAGAAGCAAAGGGAGGCCGCGGCCGCTGCGAACGGGGCCGTACCTGGTACACCCGGATACAGAAGCTG GTTGCAACCGCAATCGGCGGAATCGGCGGGCGCGGCGAACGCTTCGCATCCCTACCGGATGCCACAGATGCTGCAAGAAAAGTTCGCCGATGATTTTCCTCTTCGGAAAACAG CCTCGGAGCCGAACCTGCTGAAGGTGCGACTAAAGCAACGCGTGGAGAGGAACATGGCCGCGTCGAGAAATTCACCCCTGATGGCACGCCGGAAGGATCGCCTGCTGTCGCACCTCAAGCGGAAATCACTGCTAGCAA ATTCTAGCAGTAATCCGGAATCTGGGCCTAATTCACCACCGACCGTAAACAATTCTCAAGCGAGCCCCACCGCGGCAGCCAACGCAGCGGCAGCCATCCAAGAA GAGACGGAAAACACCGGCTACGGAGGTCCATTGACCAGCAGCAGTCAGCAAGGTAGCCTGTCGGATCTGTCGTTGTTCAGTTCACCGTCCATGCCCAACATCTCGCTGGGGCGACCTCACGTTCCATCCGGTTCCAGTACG ACCGGTACGAAATTGGCCACCGTCTCGGAGGCAGAGGTACGCGCGGCGTTCACCGCGCGACTAGGGATGCCGCTCACCGGACAAATGTTGCCCGGCACCTTGCCTTTCTATCCATCGTTGACGGTGATCGAAGGAGGAGACGCCACGTCGAGCGGCGGTTACGTTCACAAACAGATGCAGAATATGGAACACCCGTCGATAACGAACCGGCAACACCCGTCTGCGGTTTACGGCACCGCGACCGCCACGGCTCCCATCACCGACACGCAAGTAGCGCATGCGAGGCTGCAAAAGGCTGGTCACCGGCCTTTAGGTA GTAGGACTCAGTCGGCGCCTCTGCCGTTGGGCCATCCGATGCTGCAAGGTGGCATCATGGCGCCGCAGACCCATTACGAGGAGTACCTGGCCGAGAAGCAACTGCACGATCAGCAGCAGGCGCACAACTACCTCAAACAGCAGATTCGTCAAACGGTGTTGACGCGTGTCGGATCTCGGGGACAGGCGAATCAGCTGGACGAAGCACCGGAGAACGACGAGTCCGCCGAGGTGATAGATCTTACCGGAGGCAAGAAAGATTTGTCGGAGGAGAGCGAGATCTCGAAACAGCAACGGGATCGCGAACAGTTTCTTCAGCAGCAGAGAGATCTGATGATGAGACACACCTTGCAAATATCCAACGAGTCGTCGACGGCCTACGGCGGAAGCGGTACCGGTGGCGGCAGCAGGAGCAGTCAGCCGAGTGCCAGACCGCTGTCCAGAGCGCTGTCCAGCCCGTTGGTTCACTTGA CGCGCGACGCAGGTCCTCAGGGAAGCCAAGCCACCACCGGTGATCTGTTCGCGCGCGCTTCTTCCCATCGATCCACTACCGGTTTGGCCTACGATCCGTTGATGTTGAAGCACGCCTGTGTCTGCGGCGAAACGGTTCGTGGTCATCCCGAGCACGGAGGCAGGTTGCAGAGCGTCTGGGCACGGCTGTCGGAGACAGGACTGCTACAGCGCTGCGATCGAATACGTTCGCGCAAAGCCACcctcgaggagattcaaacgtGTCACAGCGAAGCTCACGCTCTTCTCTTTG GAACGAATCCGATGAACCGACAAAAGCTGGACGTATCGAAGCTCTCTCAACTTCCGATCAAGAGTTTCGTGCGGCTGCCCTGCGGCGGAGTAGGCGTCGATTCCGACACCACGTGGAACGAACTGAATACCGCGCCGGCCGCCCGGATGGCTGTCGGTTGTGTCGTCGATCTGGCCTTTAAAACCGCCATGGCTGACATTAAGAACGGTTTCGCCGTCGTACGACCGCCCGGACATCACGCCGAAACCAACCAGGCCATGGGTTTCTGCTTCTTCAATTCGGTCGCGATCGCTGCTCGATTGCTTCAGCAGAAGCTCGATATTAGGAAAATCTTGATCCTGGATTGG GATGTCCATCATGGGAACGGCACGCAGCAAATGTTCTACGACGACCCACGGGTGCTGTACATGTCGATACACAGGCACGACGAAGGTAACTTCTTTCCAGGAACCGGTGGACCGACCGAGTGCGGGGCTGGCGAGGGTCTGGGCTACAACGTGAACGTAGCCTGGTCCGGTGGGCTGAATCCTCCGATGGGTGACGCGGAATATCTAGCCGCGTTTCGTACGATCGTCATGCCGATCGCCAAGGCGTTCGATCCCAGCATCGTCCTCGTCTCGGCAGGATTCGACGCCGCCGTTGGCCATCCCGCGCCCCTCGGAGGCTACAAAGTTAGCCCCGCTTGCTTCGGCAAGATGACGCAACAGTTGCTCGGACTGGCGAACGGTAAGGTTGTACTCGCTCTCGAAGGTGGTTACGATTTGGCCGCGATTTGCGACTCCGCCCAAGAATGCGTTCGGGCTCTGCTCGGGGACGAACCTACTCAACTTCGGGAAGAGGAATTGACGAGGATACCTTGTCAAAACGCGGTCGACACGCTGCAAAAGACGATCGCCGTGCAG ATGTCTCATTGGCCTTGCGTCAAGCTGAACGCGCACACGGTGTCGATGAGCGCGATCGAAGCTGGACAGAAAGAGCGCGACGAAACCGAGACGGTCTCCGCGATGGCCTCTCTGTCGATGCAGCAGCCTACCAATTTAAC GACTACCCCAGAACATTCCCGAGAAGTTTCCGAGGAGCCAATGGAACAGGATGACGCCAAATGA